A genomic window from Tolypothrix sp. PCC 7910 includes:
- a CDS encoding B12-binding domain-containing radical SAM protein yields MNVLLLYPRFPKSFWSFEKTLALLDRKAMIPPLGLVTVAAILPQEWNFKLVDRNVRQVTEAEWAWADLVILSAMIVQKEDLLDQISEAKRRGKSVAVGGPYATALPDEVKDVGTDYLILDEGEITLPLFVEAIAQGKSTGVFRAGGERPDVTQTPIPRFDLLEFEAYAEMSVQFSRGCPFQCEFCDIIVLYGRKPRTKTPAQLLAELDYLYELGWRRSIFMVDDNFIGNKRNVKLFLKELQPWMVAHNYPFSFATEASVDLANDQELMDSMVACNFGAVFLGIETPDEESLTLTHKFQNTRDSLSEAVHKITRSGLRVMAGFIIGFDGEKPGAGARIVKFVEQTAIPTALFSMLQALPDTALWHRLAKEGRLRSKSANINQTTLMNFIPTRPLEDIAREYVEAFWELYEPSRFLDRAYRHYRILGEATYPKKGKGAKKALKWKVIRALLTICYRQGVLRNTRWQFWRNLWNMYRHNPGGVSSYLSVCAQIEHFVEYREIVRDEIEAQVAEFLAAEAKEKSEVMAA; encoded by the coding sequence ATGAACGTTTTACTTTTATATCCACGCTTTCCTAAAAGTTTTTGGTCTTTTGAAAAAACCCTAGCTTTGTTAGACCGTAAGGCAATGATACCGCCTTTGGGTTTGGTAACTGTGGCTGCGATTTTGCCTCAAGAATGGAACTTTAAGCTAGTAGATCGGAACGTGCGTCAAGTCACAGAAGCAGAGTGGGCTTGGGCTGATTTGGTGATTCTGTCAGCGATGATTGTGCAAAAAGAGGATTTACTGGATCAGATTAGCGAAGCTAAACGCCGAGGTAAGAGTGTTGCGGTGGGTGGCCCTTATGCTACAGCTTTACCCGATGAAGTCAAAGATGTAGGTACAGACTACTTAATTTTAGATGAAGGGGAAATCACTCTACCGTTATTTGTAGAAGCGATCGCACAAGGCAAATCTACAGGTGTATTTCGCGCTGGTGGTGAAAGGCCTGATGTTACCCAAACTCCAATTCCCCGCTTTGATTTGCTGGAATTTGAAGCTTATGCCGAAATGTCGGTGCAATTTTCCCGTGGATGTCCCTTCCAGTGCGAATTCTGTGACATTATTGTCCTTTATGGGCGTAAACCCCGCACTAAAACCCCAGCGCAGCTGCTAGCGGAACTAGATTATCTCTACGAATTGGGTTGGCGGCGCAGCATTTTTATGGTGGATGACAACTTCATCGGCAATAAGCGCAATGTGAAATTATTTTTAAAGGAACTCCAGCCTTGGATGGTGGCACATAACTATCCATTTTCCTTTGCCACGGAAGCTTCAGTTGATTTAGCCAATGACCAAGAACTGATGGATTCGATGGTGGCGTGTAATTTTGGAGCAGTTTTTCTGGGAATTGAAACCCCTGATGAAGAAAGCCTCACTTTGACTCATAAATTCCAAAATACGAGAGATTCTCTCAGTGAAGCAGTACACAAAATTACTCGTTCGGGGTTGCGAGTTATGGCTGGCTTTATTATTGGCTTTGATGGCGAAAAGCCTGGTGCTGGAGCCAGAATTGTCAAGTTTGTGGAGCAAACAGCAATTCCCACAGCTTTATTTAGTATGCTGCAAGCACTGCCAGATACAGCTTTGTGGCATCGCTTAGCGAAGGAAGGACGACTCCGCAGTAAATCTGCCAATATCAACCAAACTACGTTGATGAACTTTATCCCAACTCGACCCTTGGAAGATATCGCACGTGAATATGTGGAAGCTTTCTGGGAATTGTATGAGCCATCACGATTTTTGGATCGTGCTTACCGCCACTATCGAATTTTAGGTGAAGCAACTTACCCCAAAAAAGGCAAAGGTGCAAAAAAAGCCTTGAAGTGGAAGGTAATTCGGGCATTGTTAACCATCTGCTACCGTCAAGGCGTGTTACGCAACACACGCTGGCAGTTCTGGCGCAACTTATGGAATATGTATCGGCATAATCCTGGTGGGGTGAGTAGCTATTTATCGGTTTGCGCCCAAATTGAGCATTTTGTGGAGTATCGGGAAATAGTCCGGGATGAAATTGAAGCTCAAGTTGCTGAATTTTTAGCAGCAGAAGCCAAGGAGAAATCTGAAGTGATGGCAGCGTAA
- a CDS encoding CHAT domain-containing protein gives MQKLNYRFYPRLKRYKLINLVIFITLLTSFLPLNPNFTTVSAALIAQTVTRQEADRIFKQGVAQYQAKQLQSAIGSWQQALTAYRSLKDLVGEATTLKNLSAVYIELADYPQAIAHLQQYLNLTRELRDRQGEQAALVALADIYASQENYAKAIEFYQQGLKNTPQSQPNLAVAIILGNLAKAYRILGQYNSAIELNQKALQISRTLKDRKIEAKLLINLGNAYKSLGDYDIAFKTFQESLKIVQEIKDSTVESIALGNLGAAAADQKKYDQAIAFHQQSLKISEAINDATGKASTLINLGSNYYSLGDRPKALSYYQQALEIAKTAKNNKLEAEALGSLGLIYEDLQQYPQAIQHQQQSLAIFQKIGDPAAQGMIFNNLGHAFFSAGKLNDAEIQLRSAIKLLDSLRLGLSDIYKVSIFDTQVFTYNLLQQILITAKKPEAALEVSEQGRARAFAELLTRKLTINAAKPNASVKSEAYSSSANTSPNIEKIRQIARQQNATLIEYTIIPDDDFKFRGKQRGREQELFIWVVQPNGKVSFRRRDLKFLWTTEYKSLETLVKNSREFMGIDDGRGLFSTEVIVNQSSQKKQLQQLHEILISPIADLLPSDPNANLVFIPQESLFLVPFPALQDKNGKYLIEQHTILTAPSIQVLDLTRGLRERRNKNRGDNASISRFQSSALIVGNPAPMPILLKTQLKALPNAEKEANAIANLLQTTAMVGKQATERNILQELPKARLIHLATHGLLEYGSQGGKSYGQDLGIPGAIALAPDSQQDNGLLTADEIINLPLNAELVVLSACSTGQGRISGDGVIGLSRSFISAGTESVLVSLWSVPDKATADLMTEFYSQLQQNNHKAQSLRNAMLKLVKEYPETPKNWAAFTLIGEAR, from the coding sequence ATGCAAAAACTGAATTATCGTTTTTATCCTAGGTTGAAGAGATATAAATTAATAAACTTAGTAATTTTTATTACTTTACTAACAAGCTTCTTACCTTTAAACCCAAATTTTACAACTGTTTCTGCTGCATTAATAGCCCAAACTGTTACTCGCCAGGAAGCCGATCGCATTTTTAAACAAGGTGTAGCACAGTATCAAGCCAAGCAATTACAGTCTGCTATTGGATCTTGGCAGCAAGCACTGACAGCTTATCGTAGCCTGAAAGACCTTGTGGGTGAAGCAACAACCCTGAAAAACCTGAGTGCGGTTTATATAGAACTTGCTGATTATCCCCAAGCGATCGCCCATTTACAACAATACCTGAATCTGACGCGAGAGTTGCGCGATCGCCAAGGTGAACAAGCAGCTTTAGTAGCACTCGCAGATATCTATGCTAGCCAAGAAAATTATGCCAAAGCAATAGAATTCTATCAACAAGGTTTAAAGAATACTCCACAATCGCAGCCAAATTTGGCAGTCGCAATTATTCTAGGTAATTTAGCCAAGGCTTACCGAATATTAGGTCAATATAATAGTGCGATTGAATTAAATCAAAAAGCTTTGCAAATCTCGCGCACACTGAAAGACCGAAAAATAGAGGCAAAGTTATTAATTAATCTTGGTAATGCTTACAAATCTTTGGGTGATTATGATATCGCATTTAAAACTTTTCAAGAAAGCTTAAAGATTGTACAGGAGATTAAAGATAGCACTGTGGAATCTATTGCTTTAGGCAATTTAGGTGCAGCAGCAGCTGACCAGAAAAAGTACGATCAGGCGATTGCTTTCCATCAACAAAGCCTAAAAATTAGTGAAGCAATTAATGATGCTACGGGTAAAGCTAGCACTTTAATTAACTTAGGTTCTAATTATTATTCCTTAGGCGATCGCCCAAAAGCCCTAAGCTATTATCAACAGGCTTTAGAAATTGCCAAAACTGCCAAAAATAATAAACTCGAAGCTGAAGCGTTGGGTAGTTTGGGATTAATTTATGAAGACTTACAACAGTATCCCCAGGCGATTCAACATCAACAGCAAAGTTTAGCAATTTTCCAAAAAATTGGCGATCCAGCAGCCCAAGGGATGATTTTTAATAATTTGGGACATGCTTTTTTTAGTGCTGGCAAATTGAATGATGCTGAAATACAATTGCGGTCGGCAATTAAACTACTTGATAGTCTCCGTTTGGGACTGAGTGATATCTATAAAGTCTCAATTTTTGATACGCAAGTTTTTACTTATAATCTATTACAACAAATATTAATTACTGCTAAAAAACCGGAAGCAGCTTTGGAAGTTTCTGAACAAGGACGAGCCCGTGCTTTTGCTGAATTACTAACTAGAAAATTAACTATAAATGCTGCCAAACCTAACGCATCTGTGAAATCAGAGGCTTATAGTTCATCAGCTAATACTTCACCTAATATTGAGAAAATTCGTCAAATCGCCCGCCAGCAAAATGCCACACTCATAGAATATACTATTATTCCAGACGATGATTTTAAATTTCGTGGCAAGCAACGGGGTAGAGAACAGGAATTATTTATTTGGGTAGTGCAACCAAATGGTAAAGTTAGCTTCCGCCGCCGTGATTTAAAATTTTTGTGGACAACAGAATATAAGTCTTTAGAAACCCTGGTCAAAAATAGCCGCGAATTCATGGGTATTGACGATGGCCGTGGTCTTTTTTCTACAGAAGTGATTGTCAATCAATCAAGTCAGAAAAAGCAGTTACAACAACTCCATGAAATTTTAATTTCACCTATTGCTGATTTACTACCATCAGATCCCAATGCTAACCTGGTTTTTATTCCTCAAGAGTCTTTATTTCTAGTTCCCTTCCCAGCATTGCAAGATAAAAATGGTAAGTACTTAATTGAACAGCATACTATCCTGACTGCACCTTCAATTCAAGTACTAGATTTAACAAGAGGTCTGAGAGAAAGAAGAAATAAAAATAGAGGAGACAATGCCTCAATCAGTCGCTTTCAATCATCAGCTTTGATTGTCGGCAATCCCGCACCCATGCCAATATTACTTAAAACACAGTTAAAAGCACTACCTAACGCTGAAAAGGAAGCAAATGCGATCGCTAACCTATTGCAGACAACTGCAATGGTTGGTAAACAAGCCACCGAAAGAAACATACTGCAAGAATTACCAAAGGCCAGACTCATACATTTGGCTACCCACGGGTTATTAGAATACGGCAGTCAAGGTGGTAAAAGTTATGGGCAAGATTTAGGCATACCAGGTGCGATCGCGCTAGCTCCAGATTCTCAACAAGATAACGGTTTATTGACAGCTGATGAAATTATCAATCTCCCCCTCAACGCAGAGTTAGTTGTTCTCAGTGCTTGCAGTACTGGACAAGGTAGAATTTCTGGTGATGGTGTCATTGGCCTATCTCGTTCATTCATTTCTGCAGGAACAGAAAGTGTATTAGTTTCTTTGTGGTCAGTTCCCGATAAAGCCACAGCCGATTTAATGACCGAGTTTTATAGTCAGCTACAGCAAAATAATCATAAAGCCCAATCTTTGCGAAATGCCATGCTCAAGCTGGTGAAGGAATATCCTGAAACTCCTAAGAATTGGGCGGCTTTTACTCTCATTGGGGAAGCAAGGTAA